A genome region from Pseudanabaena sp. Chao 1811 includes the following:
- a CDS encoding sensor histidine kinase encodes MSRIRTELKDVNLQLVQTIADQQLNEDRLNLQLTRLRLMYDFVSALNAAQTVQEIYQIALNGICPALRTSRAALITADVNYSLKYQESVGISEDYKQAIEDFFESAYDRSELKSRTFPHCAIFPSDRILQAICHAENIGAWAVFPLEYENRHLGDIFAYFDSPRQFNEEEVQLTQTIVTYIAIAITRKQAEQALKESQQFIQRITDTTPNIIYIYDIEESRNIYCNQTIHHILGYTPLEIQAMGDSLLDIVIHPDDLEKIKAHYISVRSKKFEDLFLFEYRMKDVHGNWKWFYSQETVFLCNPDGTVKQTIGAASDITKLKEVETRLQSSLAEKEVLLREVHHRVKNNLSVVDSLLSMQARYVHDVEALQCLSDSQRRIHTMSLIHEQLYQSQDVGKVDFCEYLQRLVSNLYSSTSFNTSQIELKLDLSPTLLNIDTAISVGLIVNELLTNAFKHAFSDNMKGLIEVALYEVVDEDKLHLIIRDNGIGMTDNIDIKSTASLGLRLVRILTQQLRASLDLSCETGTSFHLIFHSKA; translated from the coding sequence ACGATCGCCGATCAACAACTGAATGAAGATCGGTTAAATTTGCAGCTTACTCGTCTGAGGCTGATGTACGACTTTGTGTCCGCTTTGAACGCAGCCCAGACAGTCCAAGAAATTTATCAAATTGCTTTAAATGGCATCTGTCCAGCCCTAAGAACTTCGCGCGCAGCACTGATCACTGCTGATGTTAACTACAGTTTGAAATATCAAGAATCTGTTGGTATTAGTGAAGACTACAAACAAGCGATCGAAGATTTTTTTGAAAGTGCCTACGATCGCTCAGAGTTAAAATCAAGAACTTTTCCGCACTGCGCCATATTTCCTAGTGATCGCATTTTACAAGCGATCTGCCATGCCGAAAATATTGGTGCATGGGCTGTATTTCCTCTAGAGTACGAAAACCGCCATTTGGGAGATATCTTCGCCTATTTTGATAGCCCTCGACAATTCAACGAAGAAGAAGTCCAATTAACGCAAACAATCGTCACTTACATTGCGATCGCCATAACGCGCAAGCAAGCAGAACAAGCCCTCAAGGAAAGCCAACAGTTTATTCAACGGATTACGGATACAACGCCTAATATTATCTATATTTACGATATTGAGGAAAGCCGCAATATTTACTGTAATCAGACCATTCACCATATTCTTGGATATACCCCTTTAGAAATTCAAGCAATGGGGGATTCCTTACTAGATATCGTTATCCATCCCGATGATTTAGAGAAGATCAAAGCGCATTACATTAGCGTTCGTTCCAAAAAATTTGAGGACTTATTTCTATTTGAATATCGGATGAAGGATGTTCATGGCAATTGGAAATGGTTCTACAGTCAAGAAACCGTGTTTCTCTGCAATCCTGATGGTACGGTTAAACAAACGATCGGAGCTGCCTCAGATATTACCAAATTAAAAGAAGTCGAAACTCGATTACAGTCATCCCTTGCGGAGAAGGAAGTTCTATTAAGAGAAGTCCATCATCGGGTGAAGAATAACTTAAGTGTAGTTGATAGTTTACTCTCAATGCAAGCAAGGTATGTCCATGATGTTGAAGCCTTGCAATGCCTTTCCGATAGTCAAAGGCGCATTCATACCATGTCGCTTATTCATGAGCAGTTATATCAGTCTCAGGATGTAGGCAAGGTTGATTTTTGTGAATATCTCCAACGTCTAGTGAGCAATCTTTATAGCTCCACTAGTTTTAATACTTCGCAAATCGAACTCAAATTAGATCTTAGTCCCACCTTATTAAATATTGACACCGCAATCTCGGTGGGTTTAATTGTGAATGAGCTACTAACCAATGCTTTTAAACATGCATTTTCGGACAATATGAAGGGATTAATTGAGGTGGCTCTCTATGAAGTTGTCGATGAAGATAAATTACATTTGATTATTCGCGATAATGGAATTGGGATGACTGACAATATTGATATTAAGTCAACTGCTTCCCTTGGACTAAGATTAGTACGCATTTTAACCCAACAACTAAGAGCAAGCCTAGATCTATCCTGTGAGACAGGGACAAGTTTTCATCTGATCTTTCATTCAAAGGCATAG
- a CDS encoding alpha/beta hydrolase: MKYLSNAIANFSSRLVSKSAALMILLSAIGLGINAKPSEAADTVNFRFNIFEVSVSVDDLETFSKTGELRGALDMASRYISASDMATFRRILTERADISVVLLSRFLYTSQGERALDILGDFIKTAPNLSGNRAIRAAAVLATVDKQNGLSLLNFLRKFPTSDIYFDIQAGLQTVGELSDLLQNTQKVVQMVNTEATKQAALTPTPSPSAPLPLQLPDLRNAAGSKWQRYSLTAPALNGKYEIPFYLFVPQINNANLKTSIPAIVIYPGLSSSREPLLYLAEHLASYGFAVVLTVSPTSSAEQLDKLIIGAASEIAPPESFIDRPHDITAVLNFLEKSPKVDNPYVANINWKNVGMIGHSFGGYAALALVSDAQIQSADLAEVCQGKYKWNASLLLQCVALGLPNQTYKLGDPRIAAVIAVNPVTSHVLGKAALSKITSPIAIVGSSGDTFAPVVSEQIIPFTWLTTQNRYLVLFNKAGHTAVTAITSGDRLSPEVSNALAGANPVASQDYLKLLSVAFFKTHLVQESSYASYLTPEYFVNISAPSAQASLLRSLSMEQIDAAITK; this comes from the coding sequence ATGAAATATTTATCTAATGCGATCGCCAATTTTTCCTCAAGATTGGTTTCTAAATCCGCTGCTCTGATGATTTTGCTAAGTGCAATTGGTTTAGGAATCAATGCTAAGCCTAGCGAAGCTGCCGATACCGTCAATTTCCGTTTTAATATTTTTGAGGTTTCCGTCTCAGTAGACGATCTAGAGACTTTTTCCAAAACAGGAGAATTGCGTGGAGCATTAGATATGGCATCGCGCTATATTTCCGCATCTGACATGGCGACTTTTCGGCGCATTCTGACAGAGAGGGCAGATATTTCCGTAGTTTTACTGTCTCGATTTCTCTATACCTCTCAAGGCGAAAGAGCATTAGATATCTTGGGTGATTTTATCAAAACTGCGCCTAATCTATCGGGAAATCGAGCAATTCGTGCTGCTGCGGTTTTAGCAACAGTTGATAAACAGAATGGACTGTCATTGCTCAATTTCCTACGCAAATTCCCCACTTCAGACATCTACTTTGATATTCAAGCAGGACTACAAACCGTTGGGGAATTAAGTGATCTGCTACAAAATACTCAAAAGGTGGTGCAGATGGTCAATACCGAGGCAACCAAACAGGCAGCATTAACTCCAACTCCATCTCCATCAGCCCCATTACCACTCCAGTTACCTGATTTACGTAATGCGGCTGGCTCAAAATGGCAGCGATACAGCCTAACTGCACCTGCGCTCAATGGTAAATATGAAATTCCATTTTACCTATTTGTTCCCCAAATTAACAATGCCAACCTCAAGACATCCATTCCTGCAATCGTCATCTACCCCGGTTTAAGTTCTAGTCGCGAACCACTTCTCTATTTAGCAGAGCATTTAGCATCCTATGGATTTGCGGTAGTGTTAACGGTGTCACCAACAAGTAGCGCTGAGCAACTAGATAAATTAATCATTGGTGCTGCCAGCGAAATTGCACCACCAGAAAGCTTTATTGATCGCCCCCACGATATTACTGCGGTTCTAAACTTTCTAGAAAAATCGCCTAAAGTGGATAATCCCTATGTTGCCAATATCAATTGGAAAAATGTGGGCATGATTGGTCACTCCTTCGGTGGGTATGCTGCCCTCGCTTTGGTTAGTGATGCCCAAATCCAATCTGCGGATCTAGCAGAAGTCTGTCAAGGTAAATATAAATGGAATGCATCGCTGTTATTGCAATGCGTGGCACTAGGACTACCAAATCAAACCTATAAGTTGGGAGATCCAAGAATCGCCGCAGTGATTGCTGTTAATCCTGTGACTAGCCATGTTTTAGGTAAAGCTGCTCTCAGCAAAATTACCAGCCCGATCGCAATTGTCGGTAGTTCTGGAGACACCTTTGCCCCAGTTGTCTCTGAGCAAATTATCCCCTTTACATGGTTGACGACCCAAAATCGCTATTTAGTACTATTTAATAAAGCAGGACATACGGCAGTTACCGCCATCACCTCAGGCGATCGCCTGAGTCCTGAAGTCAGCAATGCTTTGGCAGGGGCAAATCCCGTTGCATCACAAGATTACCTAAAACTATTGAGTGTTGCTTTCTTTAAAACCCATCTAGTTCAAGAATCAAGCTATGCCAGTTACCTAACCCCTGAATACTTTGTAAATATTTCTGCCCCATCCGCACAGGCAAGTTTGTTGCGATCGCTCAGTATGGAGCAAATTGACGCAGCAATCACAAAATAA
- the ppk2 gene encoding polyphosphate kinase 2: MSKQDKDGKRNKSNKKENQANTTISLSGIPNNFKEQNDQVGGQEDDLIQLPKLSKKTYEKELQRLQIELVKLQEWIKQEGLKVVILFEGRDAAGKGGAIKSITQSLNPRICRVVALGKPSDQERTQWYFQRYTAELPAAGEMVLFDRSWYNRAGVEHVMGYCSHEEYVEFLRSCPEFENMLQRSGIILIKYWFSVSDNEQEKRFSDRIKDPRKRWKFSPMDLEARARWVEYSKAKDDMFNATDTKLSPWYVIDGDDKRRARLNCINHLLAKIAYEDVLPKPFELPPLQNKMVYVRPPIYLQNFIPDVTAHLE; the protein is encoded by the coding sequence ATGTCCAAGCAAGATAAAGATGGTAAGCGCAATAAATCGAATAAAAAAGAGAATCAGGCAAATACAACTATCTCTTTAAGTGGTATTCCTAATAATTTTAAAGAGCAGAATGACCAAGTAGGTGGACAAGAAGATGATCTAATCCAGCTTCCGAAGTTATCAAAAAAGACCTACGAAAAAGAACTTCAGCGTTTACAGATAGAGCTGGTCAAACTGCAAGAATGGATTAAGCAGGAAGGTTTGAAGGTTGTCATTCTGTTTGAAGGTAGAGATGCTGCGGGTAAAGGGGGCGCTATTAAAAGCATTACCCAATCACTTAATCCACGGATTTGTCGAGTTGTGGCGTTGGGTAAGCCTTCCGATCAAGAGCGCACTCAGTGGTATTTTCAGCGCTATACTGCGGAGTTGCCTGCGGCGGGAGAAATGGTACTGTTCGATCGCAGTTGGTATAACCGTGCAGGTGTTGAACATGTTATGGGTTATTGTTCTCATGAGGAATATGTCGAATTTTTGCGCTCCTGTCCTGAGTTTGAGAATATGCTTCAGCGATCGGGAATTATTTTGATTAAGTATTGGTTTTCTGTGAGTGATAATGAGCAGGAAAAGAGATTTAGCGATCGCATTAAAGACCCTCGTAAACGCTGGAAGTTTAGCCCAATGGATTTAGAAGCCAGAGCGCGTTGGGTGGAATATTCCAAAGCGAAGGATGATATGTTTAACGCAACGGATACCAAACTATCGCCTTGGTATGTGATTGATGGTGATGATAAGCGTCGGGCAAGACTCAATTGTATTAATCACTTATTGGCAAAGATTGCCTATGAGGATGTACTACCAAAGCCTTTTGAATTACCTCCATTGCAAAATAAAATGGTATATGTTCGTCCACCAATTTATCTCCAGAACTTCATTCCTGATGTGACAGCACATTTAGAATAA
- a CDS encoding UDP-glucose dehydrogenase family protein: MRVCVIGTGYVGLVTGACLAYIGHDVVCVDNNEEKVKLMKSGQSPIHEPGLPEVISESIRQGKIEFTTDIAAGVNHGEILFIAVGTPSLPDGRSDMRYVEAVARSIGESLTEGYRVIVNKSTVPIGSGDWVRMIVLDGMGGKSSSDKIQFDVVSNPEFLREGVAVYDTFNPDRIVVGSGSDRALQLMQDLYKPIIDRSYAEDKSLPPVPVVVTDLNSAEMIKYAANAFLATKISFVNEIANICDRVGADVKEVAKGIGLDSRIGSKFLQAGIGWGGSCFGKDVSALIYTAEDYGYSTEILKACVRVNELQRTLVVEKLQQALKILKGKTIGLLGMTFKPDTDDMRDAPSLTLIDQLSRLGARVKAYDPLVSQSGLRQGFSNVIVETDLERLADGCDAVVLVTDWQEFLTIDYAKMLTLMAHPVIIDARNFLDGKALEALGYKYIGIGR; encoded by the coding sequence ATGCGTGTTTGTGTAATTGGAACTGGTTATGTAGGATTGGTAACAGGTGCTTGTCTTGCCTACATTGGTCATGACGTAGTTTGCGTGGATAATAACGAAGAGAAAGTCAAACTGATGAAATCGGGGCAATCACCGATTCATGAGCCAGGGCTACCTGAAGTGATATCTGAGTCAATTCGTCAGGGCAAAATTGAATTCACAACGGATATTGCCGCAGGGGTTAATCATGGCGAAATTTTGTTCATTGCCGTGGGGACACCTTCACTTCCTGATGGTCGCAGTGATATGCGCTATGTTGAAGCTGTGGCTCGCAGTATTGGCGAAAGTCTCACTGAGGGATATCGGGTCATTGTCAACAAGTCAACTGTACCCATTGGCTCTGGTGACTGGGTTCGGATGATTGTCCTTGATGGGATGGGTGGAAAGAGTAGTAGCGACAAAATCCAGTTTGATGTAGTGAGCAATCCTGAATTTTTGCGAGAAGGTGTAGCGGTTTACGATACCTTTAATCCCGATCGCATTGTGGTTGGTAGTGGTAGCGATCGCGCTCTTCAACTGATGCAGGATCTGTATAAACCAATTATTGATCGTTCCTATGCTGAGGATAAGAGCTTACCCCCAGTACCTGTGGTGGTCACAGATCTAAACTCTGCGGAAATGATTAAATATGCTGCGAATGCTTTTCTGGCTACCAAGATTAGCTTTGTCAATGAGATTGCAAATATTTGCGATCGCGTTGGCGCAGACGTAAAGGAAGTTGCTAAAGGTATTGGACTAGACTCGCGGATTGGCTCCAAATTCCTACAAGCGGGAATTGGCTGGGGTGGTTCTTGCTTTGGCAAGGATGTCTCCGCCTTAATCTATACAGCTGAAGACTATGGCTATTCCACCGAAATCCTGAAGGCATGTGTGCGCGTCAACGAACTTCAGCGTACCCTCGTCGTAGAGAAGCTACAACAGGCTCTGAAAATCCTCAAAGGTAAAACCATTGGTCTATTGGGAATGACCTTTAAGCCTGACACCGATGATATGCGGGATGCCCCTTCACTCACCTTGATCGATCAATTAAGCCGCTTGGGTGCGAGGGTCAAAGCCTATGATCCTCTAGTTTCGCAATCAGGATTACGCCAAGGTTTTTCTAACGTGATTGTGGAAACAGATCTAGAGCGTCTCGCTGATGGTTGTGATGCAGTGGTATTAGTGACAGATTGGCAAGAGTTCTTGACGATTGACTATGCCAAGATGTTAACGCTCATGGCACATCCCGTCATTATTGATGCTCGTAATTTCCTTGACGGCAAGGCTCTCGAAGCTTTGGGCTATAAATACATTGGTATTGGTCGTTAA
- a CDS encoding UDP-glucuronic acid decarboxylase family protein → MKILVTGGAGFIGSHLVDRLIEAGNSVISLDNLYTGRKVNNAHWLEHPNFQFIEHDVINPIDIEQVDQIYHLACPASPVHYQADPIKTAQTNFLGTFNVLELAKRCKARVLLASTSEVYGDPLIHPQTEDYWGNVNCTGIRSCYDEGKRISETLTFDYHRQFGVEVRVARIFNTHGVRMLENDGRVVSNFIVQALKGIPLTIYGDGSQTRSFCYVSDLVEGLIRLNNGNYIGPVNLGNPGEYTILQLAQTIQRLIDPTAELVFKPLPQDDPQRRQPDISRAKFHLGWEPTVPLEEGLAKTIAYFRDHLSVK, encoded by the coding sequence ATGAAGATATTGGTTACTGGCGGTGCGGGCTTTATTGGGTCACATTTAGTTGATCGTCTGATTGAGGCGGGGAACTCAGTTATATCCCTTGATAATCTCTATACGGGGCGTAAAGTCAATAATGCCCACTGGCTAGAACACCCTAACTTTCAATTCATTGAGCATGATGTTATCAATCCCATTGATATTGAGCAGGTCGATCAGATCTATCATCTTGCCTGTCCAGCTTCACCTGTACATTATCAAGCCGATCCCATTAAAACTGCCCAAACCAATTTTTTGGGAACTTTTAATGTTTTGGAATTAGCTAAGCGATGTAAAGCAAGAGTTCTCCTTGCCTCAACATCGGAAGTGTACGGCGATCCTTTAATTCATCCGCAAACCGAAGACTATTGGGGCAATGTTAATTGCACGGGGATTCGCAGTTGTTATGACGAAGGAAAGCGAATCTCCGAAACTCTGACCTTTGATTACCATCGTCAATTTGGTGTTGAAGTCAGAGTTGCTCGTATTTTCAATACCCACGGAGTCAGAATGTTAGAGAATGATGGACGGGTAGTCAGTAATTTTATTGTGCAAGCCCTTAAGGGAATTCCGCTTACGATCTACGGAGATGGCTCTCAGACCCGTAGTTTCTGCTATGTATCCGATCTCGTTGAAGGATTAATCCGTCTCAATAATGGCAACTACATTGGCCCTGTAAATCTCGGTAATCCTGGGGAGTACACCATTCTACAATTGGCGCAGACAATTCAACGGCTAATTGATCCCACGGCTGAACTGGTATTCAAACCCTTACCTCAAGATGATCCCCAACGTCGTCAGCCTGACATTTCACGCGCTAAGTTCCATTTAGGATGGGAGCCAACCGTTCCATTAGAAGAAGGCTTAGCAAAAACAATCGCCTATTTCCGCGATCACTTATCGGTTAAATAG
- a CDS encoding polysaccharide biosynthesis/export family protein, with translation MRINKFGKLILLVLIAYSPLPSWAQTTTIEKTAPASTTSPDPTKSNLRPLSTVNPVNNSGAPSLNVSESQDTFRYTLGAGDNIKIEVFNVPELSGSQTIAPDGTINISLIGAVKLEGLSLEEANALLKAKLNPFLVRNIVNISLLSPRALNIAVVGEVNRPGPRFLNYVGAGAVGNNVNAATLTRAIESASGITSRADISNIQISRRDGTLGRRIIKVNLQNLLEKGDISQDIRILDGDSILVPPLPLASASQTRLVSNSTFSPDTFTIQVAIVGEVNRVGTQTLVYSRNGTLSTGLTGATTAAGNASNGGPVNLSRALQAANGVTEIADIRNVQISRLNDKGQRTIVKANLLDLITKADLSQDITLTDGDLITVPRLEKTNPTEYLQVAKATFSPTVITVQVVGEAVRPGPLQLRPNSSFTEAISFAGGLTNDADWRAVELYRVNPDGSIMRRNLVADLNQPLSEEFNPGLRDRDVIVIRPSFGSSILSSATRFLGNIVTPFSLINNLFRNF, from the coding sequence ATGCGTATAAACAAGTTTGGTAAATTAATTCTATTGGTATTGATTGCCTATTCTCCTCTTCCTAGCTGGGCACAGACCACCACAATTGAAAAAACTGCCCCTGCATCTACAACATCTCCAGATCCTACAAAATCTAACCTAAGACCGTTATCAACAGTTAATCCAGTTAATAATAGTGGTGCGCCTTCCTTAAATGTCAGCGAATCCCAAGATACATTTCGCTACACTCTGGGCGCAGGCGATAATATTAAGATTGAAGTTTTTAATGTGCCAGAGTTATCAGGCAGCCAAACAATCGCCCCCGATGGAACGATTAATATTTCTCTAATTGGAGCAGTTAAATTAGAAGGATTGAGTTTAGAGGAAGCGAATGCCTTACTAAAAGCAAAGCTCAATCCTTTCCTAGTCCGTAACATTGTTAACATCTCCTTGCTGTCTCCCCGTGCGCTCAACATTGCTGTAGTGGGAGAAGTCAACCGTCCAGGCCCAAGATTTTTAAACTACGTTGGTGCTGGAGCCGTCGGTAACAATGTCAATGCAGCAACATTGACTAGAGCGATAGAATCTGCATCAGGAATTACTTCAAGAGCCGACATCAGTAATATTCAAATTTCCCGCCGTGATGGGACGTTAGGTCGTCGTATTATCAAAGTTAATCTCCAAAACCTCCTTGAGAAGGGTGATATCAGCCAAGATATTCGTATTCTTGATGGTGATTCAATCCTTGTCCCCCCATTACCTCTAGCAAGTGCATCTCAGACAAGACTCGTCAGTAACTCCACCTTCTCTCCAGATACCTTTACTATTCAAGTTGCGATCGTGGGAGAAGTTAATCGTGTCGGTACGCAAACCTTAGTATATTCGCGTAATGGCACTTTATCTACAGGGCTAACGGGCGCAACTACTGCCGCAGGAAATGCGTCCAATGGAGGCCCAGTTAACCTCAGCCGTGCATTACAAGCAGCCAATGGCGTGACGGAAATTGCCGATATTCGTAATGTCCAAATTTCTCGTTTGAATGATAAAGGACAGCGCACAATCGTCAAGGCAAATCTATTAGATCTCATTACTAAAGCCGATCTCAGTCAAGATATTACCCTTACCGATGGAGATCTCATTACTGTACCTCGACTCGAAAAAACTAATCCTACCGAATACCTACAAGTAGCTAAAGCGACTTTCTCGCCTACCGTCATTACGGTACAAGTTGTTGGAGAAGCAGTTCGTCCAGGACCGCTGCAACTACGTCCTAATAGTTCTTTTACCGAAGCGATCTCCTTTGCTGGCGGATTAACCAATGATGCAGATTGGCGTGCAGTTGAGCTTTATCGGGTTAATCCTGATGGTTCGATTATGCGTCGCAACCTTGTAGCTGATTTAAATCAACCTTTGAGTGAAGAATTTAATCCTGGACTACGCGATCGCGATGTGATCGTGATCCGTCCATCTTTCGGTTCCAGCATTCTTAGCTCAGCTACTAGGTTTCTTGGTAATATCGTGACTCCTTTCTCACTTATAAACAATCTTTTTAGAAATTTTTAG
- a CDS encoding HAD-IA family hydrolase, which yields MRSPQVIYLDAVGTLFGVKGSVGEQYAKVAADFDVRLDADLINRSFYQSFQSAPRIAFPGLPQSDIPIAEYQWWRSLAEQTFSQTEDLIKFANFEAFFKQLYAYFATAAPWFIYEDVRLALDAWRQQGITIGVLSNFDSRVYKVIAALGLEHYFESITISTESGAAKPESIIFEAALAKHQLERSPDLAWHIGDSFSEDYEGATAIGITAFWLNRDQSPAKNLAQQAARSIHRLTDLSSWVQLDKQNQNL from the coding sequence ATGCGATCGCCACAGGTTATTTATCTAGATGCAGTCGGTACTCTATTTGGTGTTAAAGGTAGTGTTGGCGAACAATATGCAAAAGTTGCGGCAGATTTTGACGTTAGGTTAGACGCAGACCTGATTAACCGTTCTTTTTATCAAAGTTTCCAATCAGCACCAAGGATTGCCTTTCCTGGTTTGCCCCAATCAGATATCCCGATCGCAGAATATCAATGGTGGCGATCGCTAGCCGAGCAAACCTTTAGTCAAACAGAGGACTTGATCAAGTTTGCTAACTTTGAAGCTTTTTTCAAACAGCTCTATGCTTACTTTGCCACTGCTGCGCCTTGGTTTATATATGAAGATGTGCGACTTGCCTTAGATGCATGGCGACAACAGGGGATTACCATCGGTGTGCTATCAAATTTTGATAGTCGAGTCTATAAAGTAATTGCAGCCCTAGGACTTGAGCATTATTTCGAGTCGATCACCATATCAACGGAGAGTGGTGCAGCAAAGCCTGAGTCAATTATTTTTGAAGCAGCTTTAGCAAAGCACCAACTTGAGCGATCGCCTGATCTGGCTTGGCATATTGGCGATAGCTTTAGTGAAGATTATGAGGGGGCAACTGCGATAGGCATCACGGCATTTTGGCTGAATCGGGATCAAAGCCCTGCCAAAAATCTTGCTCAACAAGCAGCAAGATCAATTCATCGGTTAACTGACCTAAGTAGCTGGGTGCAATTAGATAAACAAAACCAAAACCTGTAG
- a CDS encoding riboflavin synthase, which yields MFTGLVQTIGIIEQRDHDHLVIHCPDLVSKIAIGDSIAVNGVCLTATHISDTNFVADVSPETLGRTNLGDRKLKYVNLEMALAVGDRIGGHFVSGHIDGMGKLCDRYLVGNSWELSFEAIPEVARYIVFKGSIAINGISLTVSNCNESGTNFRVAVIPHTYDNTTLKYLDLGSSVHLEGDVLGKYVEKFLRSGHLAPSSLAHPEITPEFLAEHGW from the coding sequence ATGTTCACAGGCTTAGTTCAAACCATTGGCATCATTGAGCAACGCGATCACGATCACCTTGTGATTCATTGTCCTGATCTGGTCAGCAAGATTGCGATCGGCGATAGCATTGCCGTAAATGGGGTATGTCTGACCGCAACCCATATTTCGGATACTAATTTCGTGGCGGATGTATCTCCTGAAACCTTGGGGCGGACAAATTTAGGCGATCGCAAATTAAAGTATGTCAATTTAGAAATGGCTCTAGCTGTAGGCGATCGCATTGGTGGGCATTTTGTCTCAGGTCATATCGATGGGATGGGAAAATTATGCGATCGCTATCTAGTCGGCAATTCTTGGGAACTGAGCTTTGAGGCAATTCCTGAAGTGGCGCGTTACATTGTCTTTAAAGGCAGTATTGCGATTAATGGGATCAGCCTCACAGTATCCAATTGCAATGAATCAGGTACAAATTTTCGAGTTGCGGTTATCCCTCATACCTATGACAACACCACATTGAAATATCTCGATCTGGGTAGCTCTGTACATTTAGAAGGTGATGTTTTAGGTAAATATGTTGAGAAATTTCTCAGATCGGGGCATCTAGCGCCCAGTAGTCTAGCGCATCCCGAAATAACTCCAGAATTTCTTGCTGAGCATGGCTGGTAA
- the ndk gene encoding nucleoside-diphosphate kinase, which produces MERTFLAVKPDGVQRHLIGEIIRRYETKGFKLVGLKLLQPTRELAESHYAVHKERPFFAGLVDFITSGPVVAMVWEGDGVVASARKIIGATNPLTAEPGTIRGDFGVNIGRNIIHGSDAIETAQTEIALWFKPEELVEWQPNLTAWVYE; this is translated from the coding sequence ATGGAACGTACTTTTTTGGCAGTCAAGCCCGATGGCGTACAACGTCACCTAATCGGAGAAATTATTCGTCGTTATGAAACCAAAGGTTTCAAGCTAGTTGGGCTAAAATTGCTACAACCCACCCGCGAACTAGCCGAAAGCCACTACGCAGTCCATAAAGAAAGACCATTTTTTGCAGGTCTAGTGGACTTTATTACCTCAGGACCTGTGGTCGCGATGGTATGGGAAGGTGATGGTGTAGTTGCTTCAGCTCGCAAAATTATTGGCGCAACCAATCCCCTTACTGCTGAACCAGGGACAATTCGTGGGGACTTCGGTGTAAATATTGGACGCAATATTATTCACGGTTCTGATGCGATCGAAACTGCTCAAACCGAGATTGCACTTTGGTTTAAGCCTGAAGAATTAGTCGAATGGCAGCCTAACTTAACCGCTTGGGTTTACGAATAA